The genome window GGTGACGTTGTCCATGAAGATCGATACATCATGAACTCTGTTTACGACTACATCATCGTGGGCGCGGGCTCCGCCGGATGCGTGCTGGCGAATCGCCTCTCGGCGAACGCCGACAACACGGTGCTTCTGCTGGAAGCCGGGCAGGACTTCGCGCCTGGGCCCGAACCCACCGACATCCGCGATCCGTATCCGCTCTCGTCCTATAACTCGTCCTATTTCTGGGCTGACATCAAGGCATTCTGGGGGAACAGCGGCTCGGGCGCCGCCGTGAAATTCCCCCAGGCGCGCGTCGTCGGCGGTGGATCATGCGTGGCCGGCATGGTGGCGTTCCGCGGAACGGCGGAGGATTACGCGGAATGGGAACGCATGGGCGCCCAGGGATGGGCCTGGGAAGACGTCCTGCCGTACTTCCGCAAGCTCGAGACCGACCAGGATTTCCGCGACGCGAGCCATGGCGCGAGCGGGCCGATTCCCATCCGCCGCGTGCCGCGCGAGAGCTGGCCGCCGCTGACCCATGCCATCGCGGGCTATGCCGAGGCCGAGGGCTTTCCTTTCATCGCGGACATGAACTCGGACTTCCGCGAGGGCTTCGGAGCGACTCCGATCAGCAGCACGGATGCCGGGCGGATCACGACCGCCGCCGGCTATCTGACACCGGACGTCCGAGCCCGGCCCAACCTGACGATCAGGCCGGGCGCCGTCGCCAGGACACTGGTCATCCAGGATGGCAGGGCCACGGGCGTGATCGTGGAGATCGACGGCCGGGCCGTGACCTTCTCCGGGCGCGAGGTGATCCTTTCCGCGGGCGCCATCCATACGCCCAGCCTGCTCCTGCGTTCGGGCGTCGGCGATGCCGACGGCCTGCGGCGCCTGGGAATACCGGTCCACGCCGACCGCCGCGGCGTGGGGAAGAACCTGCAGAACCATGCCGCCCTGTTCATCGGCGCGGTCCTTCCGCGCGGATTCCGCCAGGGACAGGCCCTGCGCACGCACCCTACGGCGTGCTTTCGTCTTTCCTCGGGGCTCGACGGAGCCCCCGGGTCCGACGTCTACATCAACATCCAGAGCAAGACCTCGTGGAACGCGATGGGCAATCGCCTGGCCAGCCTCAACGCTGTCCTGCTCAAGCCCCAGGGAGCGGGGGAAGTGTCGCTGAAGTCCGCCGACCCGACGGTCGCTCCGCTGGTGGAGTTCGGCTTCGGGATGCACGAAGGGGACATCCGCAGGCTGGCCGAGGGGCTCCGGCAGATCATCAAGCTGCTGGGATCGTCTCGTGTCGCGCCACGGATGGGGCGGCCGTTCGTGGTCAGGGTGGGGGACAGGATCAGGAAGTGGAATGCCCATACCACCGTCAATGCGGTGCAGGCGCGCTTGTTCGCCGTGATGCTGGACATGATGCCGCTGGCCCTGGCCGATCGCCTGCTCGCGCGGATGACGGGCGAGGCGGTTGACCTGGCGCGCCTGGCCGGGGACACGGAGGCGCTGATCGATTTCGTGCGCCGCGAAGTATCGGGCGTCTATCATCCGGTGGGAACGTGCCGCATGGGCCGCGCGGACGATCCCGATGCCGTGGTGGACGCGAAAGGCCGCGTCATCGGCGTGGCGGGCCTGCGCATCGGGGATGCGTCGATCATGCCGACCATCCCACGGGGCAACACCAATATTCCCACCATCATGGTGGCGGAGAAGCTGGCCGCGCACATCATCGAGGAAGGGCGCTAGATCGATGCGAGCCAGTCGTCCATGCCACGCAGCTTCTGCGCGAACGGCCTGGCGAACGACGCGGGAACGTCGCAGCTCCAGTCCAGGGTATGCAGGCGGGCATGGATCTTCCAGGCGCCATCCTCCAGCCTGAGCCTGTCCAGGTATCGCAGGCTTCTTGCCGAGACGGTCGTGCCATCCTGCTGCACGAGGAAGGCAAAGGCATTGATTTCCGTCTCGGCGAAAGACGCGGTCAATGACCTGAAAAGCAGGTTGCCCATGAAATGGGTGGAAATCCTGCACTTTCCTTCTTCAAGGTTCCGGAAGAGTGCGATCTGGTCCAGGAGAGCTTCCCGCCCCCTTGCCGGCGGGCGGCCTTCGTACTGGGCGACGACGTCGTCCGTGAAGCAGGTCTCCACCAGAGCCCGGTCGGCATTGTCCGCCGCATTGAAATAACGCGTGTGGAGATCGTGGATGGCCGCGCGGTCCAGAAGCCGCTGCAATGCGTCGTGGTTGGGCATGGGGGGGTCATTGCTTCTGCATGCCGAGATCGGTCATGAGTTCTTGCGCGGCGGCAACTTCGCGCATCAGGAACTCGTTGAACTGCGCGCCGGTAAGGTCCATGATTTCCGTGCCGTCCTGCCGCAGCCTGTCCTGGACGGCCTTGAGCGAGCGGGTGTATCGAAGCGCTTCCCCTAGCTTGGCAAGAGCCTGGGGCGGTGTGCCGGCGGGCGCCAGCAGGCCGACCCAGGTATAGGCGGTGTAGTCCGCCGCGCCGGTTTCCGCGATGGTGGGGACATCGGGAAACGCCGGATGCCGGGTGTTCGAGGCAATGGCCAGCACGCGGAACTGCCCCGCCTTGGCCTGCGGGCCCGCGCTGTCGAAGGTCGTGAAGATCATGTCCACCCGGCCACCGGTCACGTCCGGCAGCGCTGGCGCGTTGCCCTTGTAGGGAACGTGGACCAGGTCCAGGCCGGTCTGGCGGAGGAACTGGGCGGCGGCCATGTGCGAGCCCGTGCCGACGCCCGCGGACGCATACAGCACCTTGCCCGGATTGGCCTTGGCGCGGGCCATGAACTCCACCAGCGACCTGTCGGGTTTCGACGGGCTTTCCATGACCAGGAACGGAGAGCGCGTGAGCGCGCCGACCGCGACGAAATCCTTGGCGACGTCATAGCCCGGGTCCTGGCGCAGCGCCATCTGCTGCGCCACCGTAGCCGTCGTGCCGAGCAGCGTATAGCCGTCCGCCTGTGCCGCCTTCGCGGTGCGGATGCCGATCAGGCCATCGCCACCGGCGCGGTTTTCGACGACCACCGACTGTTTCAGGTATTCGCCCATGTGCTGCGCGAAGAGCCGCGTCATGCCGTCTGTGTAGCCGCCTGGCGCGGTGTTGACGATGATGCGTATCGGCCGGCTGGGGTAGGAGTCGGCTGCCAGGCAGGTGGCGGCTTGGCTGGCCGCCAGGCTCGCGGCCAGTAGTGTCCGGGTCATCCATGGGCGCATGGGAAGTCTCCTTGGTCGAGGGTTGTAATTGTGTCCTATATTATGAGATTATTTTATTTAATGTGTTGAAAGAAGCACCCTAGGATTTTCCATAGTCCATTTGTAGGCCAAAAAACAAGGATTTTTGCTCTTCTTGCCGGTTTTCATGAATGATCATAAAATCATCCCGTATTTTAGGATTTATGTAAGATTTCTAGGATCAAGGATGGCCCATTCCCACGATCTTTGCGAAGACTTGGCCCGGTTCGCGACCGGGACGCGCTATGACGCTCTACCGGATACCGCCATCGAAGCCGCGCGCAAGAGCGTGCTCGATACCCTGGGCGTCATCCTGGCCGCCAGCGGCATGGAGCCCGCCGTGCGGCCTTTCGTCGACCTGGCGCTGGAAGCCGGCGGCAAGCCCGAAAGCACGCTTCTGGGGTTCGGGGCGCGCGTGCCCGCGGGCGCCGCGGCCATGGTCAATGGTGCCATGGCGCATTGTCTGGATTTCGACGACCGCACCGCATGGGGCGCGCATTCGGGCAGCTCCATGATTCCGGCCTTGGTCGCGCTGGCCGAACGGGAAGGGGGCATCAGCGGGCAGCGGCTGATCGAGGCCGTGGCCGTGGGCCAGGACCTGTTCATCCGGCTGCGCTGCAACGTCGGCTGGGAACACGACTGGAACCTGTCCAGCGTTCTGGGACCGCTCTCTGCCGCCGCCGCGGCCTCCCACCTGCTTGGATTGCCAGGCGAGCAAACCGCCAATGCCATGGCGATCGCCTCCTTGCAGTCGGGTGGAACCATGCAATTGATCTATGGAGCCATGCACCTGCGCGGCATGTATGCGGGCGGCGCGGCCAGCGCGGCGGTGCAGGCGGTCCTGCTGGCGCGCAAGGGCCTGAGCGGCATCGATGGCTTGCTCGAAGGCCGGGCCGGTTTCCTGAACGTGTACTTTCGGGGCAAGTACGAGCGCGAGAAGATATTGGCGGGCCTGGGGGTGGACTACTCGGGAGCGGCCATGCTGTACAAGCCCTGGCCGATGGTCGGGATCGCCCATACCTATATTCACGCCACCATCGAGTTGATGAAGGAGCATGGACTCGGGGCGGCCGACATCGAGCAGATCCGTGTATTCATCGGGGACTTCCAGCGGCAGATGTGCGCTCCGCTGGATCGCCGCCGTGCTCCTCAGACGGCGCTCGATGCGAAGTTCAGCCTGCCGTTCTGCGTCGCCCTGGCCGCGGTGCACGGCCAGATCCGGATTCGCGATTTCAGCCCGCAAGCCTTGGCAAACCCGGAGGTCCTGGCCATGGCCGCCAGGGTGGTGCCGGTCGAGGACAGCGCTGCCGAATGGAAGACGAAGTCGCCGGAGGCGCGCGTGGAGATGATCACGCGCGATGGCCGAAAACTGGAGCGCCTTGGAACTGGCGTGCCTGGCAGTTCCGAGGCGCCCATGGCGTGGAGCGATCTGCGGCGCAAGTTCAGCGACTGTGCCGGAGCGGGAGCCAATTCGATCGCGCCAGCTCGTATCGAGGCCGTCGCGGACCTGATCGAGCGCCTGGAAACGATCGGCGACGTTGCCGAAGTGGTAAGGGCACTGGACTGATACGGAGGCCGTCCCGGGCTATTGAGAGGGATACCGCAGCGCTTCTATGACCAGCGCCAGCGCCGGCGAGATCTGGCGCCGGTTCGCATAATAGAGGTGGTAGCCGGGATATCTTGGCCACCAATCCTCCAGCACCGGCTCCAGCCGTTTGCCCTCGATGTGGGGTTGGACGAGATCGTACGGCACGTATGCCAGGCCCATCCCGTCCAGCGCGGCCTGCAACATCAGAAAGGTGTTGTTGAAGACGGTCTGCCCGTCGACCCGCACGTTCAACGATTTTCCGTCTTTCTCGAAATCCCAGGCATACAGGCCGCCGTGGGTGGGAAGACGCAGGTTGATGCAGCAATGTTCAGTCAGGCCGTGGGGCGTGACGGGGCGGCGGCGGTTCGCCAGGTACTGGGGGGATCCCGCCACCGCCATGCGCAGCTCCGGCGCAATGCGTACCGCGATCATGTCCTTGTCCACGCGGTCTCCCACACGAACGCCCGCGTCGAAGCGATGCGCGGCGATATCGGTGAATGCATAGTCCACGTTGAATTCGATCCGGATGTCGGGATACTGCCGCAGCAGCGGCAGCAGCCGTGGCCAGAGCGCCGTCGTGATCGCATGGTCGTGCGCCGTTATCCGCACCGTCCCGGCCGGCTTGTCCCGCATCGCGGTCAACGAGGCCAGCTCCTGCTCGATTTCGGTCAGGCGCGGCGCCAGGACGTTCAACAGCCTGTCTCCGGCGGCGGTCGTCGAGACGCTGCGCGTCGTCCGCGTAAGCAGCCGCACGCCCAGGCGGGCCTCCAGGGCCAGCATGGCGTGGCTCAGGGCCGAACGCGACAAGCCCAGTTGGGCGGCGGCGCGGGTGAAGCTGCGCGCATGGGCAACCGCAACGAAGGCTTGCAGATCATTGAGGTTCTCTTTAGTCATTGGTGAATTCTATGCACTAGCCCATGCTGATTTTACTGTCTTCCCAACGAATCGCCGCAGCCATACAGTGGCGATGCATGTTGACAGGAGAGAGTCATGGAACTCAAACGAGCAGGGTCCCAACCCTCGATCAGGGGGCCGGCCGAGCGGTTTACCGGCACGGTACGCATCGATCCGCTGAACAGTCCTCCGGCTCCGGCGCGAGTATCGTGCGCCGCCGTCACCTTCGAGCCGGGGGCGCGCACGGCGTGGCATACCCATCCACTCGGGCAGACGCTCATCGTCACGGCCGGCTGCGGCTGGACCCAATGCGAGGGGGAAGCCATCGTGGAAATCCGGGCGGGCGACGTCATCTGGTGCCCACCCGGGCACCGGCATTGGCACGGTGCCTCGCCGACTACCGCCATGACCCACATCGCGGTCCAGGAAGCGCTGGACGGCAGGAACGTGGAATGGATGGAGCACGTCACCGATGAGCAATACCACGCTCGCTGAGAACCGCCGCGCACGCTTGCGCGCCGGTGTCCTTGCCATGGCGCAGGGTGATCGCGGTTTTTGCCGCTGCCGGCGACATTTTCGAACGCGACACCTTGACTGCCAAAAGGACGGAGCCCTGGATCGACAGCTGGCCGCCGGGAAGGGGGCCTGATCCATGGGCGCCGCGGATGTCCACGATGCCTGTGCAAGCGCATCGAAAAGCGGTGCACGGGCGGCGCTGATCGCCGCGCTGCTGGGATTCTTCGTCATTACGCTGGACGCGGTCGTGGTCAATGTGGCGCTGCCCACGCTGGCCCATGATCTCGGGGCCGGCGTGGCCGGCCTGCAATGGGTGGTGGATGGCTACACGCTGATGTTCGGCGCGCTGCTGTTGTCCGCCGGCGCGCTTGGCGACCGCATGGGCGCCAGGCGGATCTTCGGCGTCGGGCTGGCGGTGTTCGTCGCGGCGTCCGTCGTCTGCGGCTGGGCGCCATCGCTGGCGGTGCTTGTGGCTGCGCGCCTGGTGCAAGGAGCGGGCGCGGCGGCGATGATGCCGGCGTCCATGGCTCTGATCCGCCAGGTCTATCCGGATCCGGGCCCGCGTGCCCACGCGATCGCGCTGTGGGCGATGGGAGGCTCGGTGGCGGCTACATCCGGGCCGGTGATCGGCGGCTGGCTGGCATTGCTGAGCTGGCGCTGGATCTTCTTCATCAACGTTCCCGTGGGCCTGTTGACGCTCGCCTTCCTGGTACGGACGCCGCAGTCGCCACGGCGATCCGTACCCTTCGACCCGCTGGGGCAGACGACTGCCGTGTTCGCCATGGGAGCGCTGATCTATGGGGCCATCGAGGCGGGTTCGCAAGGGCTGGGAGCCGTATCGGTATGGTTCGCCTTTGCCCTGGCGGCCGCAGCGCTGGCCACGTTCGCGTGGTCGCAGGCGCACGGCACGCATCCGATGGTGCCGCTGGAACTGCTGAAGCCGCGCAACGCCAGGGTCGCCCTGGCGGTGGGCTTCACGTTCATGGTGGGGTATTTCGGCCTGCCGTTCGTGATGAGCCTGTATCTGCAGCAACACCGCGGTTTGTCCGCGCCGGCTACCGGGGCAGCGTTTCTGCCGATGATGCTGACAGGCTTGGTACTGACGCCGTTCAGCGCGCGGCTGGTGCGGCGCCATGGCGCAAGGGCGATGATCGTGAGCGGACTTCTCGCCATGGCGTCGGGTTTGGCCGTCATCGCCGCGCTTCCCGCATCGGCGCCGGTGGGGCTGATCGCGGCGCTGATGGTGCTCGTGGGCCTGGCCGGGCCGTTGGTTGCTCCCCCGGTGACGGCCGTGCTGTTGTCCAGCGTGCCGGCGGCACTGGCGGGGACGGCCAGCGGCGTCTTCAATACCGGCCGCCAGGTGGGAGGAGCGCTGGCCGTAGCGGTATTCGGTACGCTGCTGGCGCAGGCCCCGAGCTTCCTGCTGGGGATGCGGGCAAGCCTGGGGCTGGCGGCGGGACTGTCATTGGCGACGGCGTTGATCAGCCTGCGGCTGGAGGCTTGATTCCGGGAAGGGCGCGGCCAAAGCGGCGGGTATGTCGATAAGGCCGATGAATCGTCGAAGAGAAATTTCGCATTGGACTGGATGCTCTCTGCCCCGGAAGATCTCGGGCAATGAAAGAGGCCCGACGACGTGGAGCCTCTGTTGAGACAGTCATGGAATCGGCAAGCATCGGAATGCTGGGCGTCGGCAACATGGGGTATCCCATGGCGCTGAGACTCCTGGAAATGGGCCTGGGAATCACTGTCTGCGATCTCGATTCCGAGGCCGTCGGGAGATTGTGCGAGAAAGGAGCGGCCAAGGCGGATACACCCAGACAGCTTGCGCAGCGCTGTGACCTCATCCTCGCGTCCATGCCGACGCTCGACGCGAGCCGTACTGTCGCTCTCGGCAGGGAAGGGGTGGTGCATGGGGCGAGGTTGAAGGTGTATGTCGAGACATCCACGGTGGGGAACGCGGGCATCCAGGAGATAGCGCAAGGGCTGCGCGACAAGGGGATCGGTTTCGTCGATGCCCCGGTCAGCGGCGGGCCGCCCGCCGCCCGCGACGGAACCTTGGCCGTGCTGGCTTCCGGAGAGAAAGCGCACTTTTCCTTCTCCAGGCCCGTGCTCGAGTGCCTGGCCGGAAAATTGTTCTATCTGGGGGAGCGGCCCGGCATGTCGCAGGTCGCGAAGCTGATCAACAACCACATTTCGGCAGCTGGCAGGCTGGCGGTCTTCGAAGGCCTGGCCATGGGAATGAAGGCCGGCATGGATCTCCAGGTGCTCAATGACGTGCTCAACGCCGGGTCGGCACGGAACTATACGACCACCGACAAGGTGCCCGCCGCGATTCTGACCGGAACATACAAGTTCAATGGGCCGCTATCGATCGGGTTGAAGGATGAGGCGCTGCTTGTGGACGAGGCACAGCGCCTTGGCGCTGCACTCTGGCTCGCCCCGCGCATACTCGATTTCTATCGGGACGCGGCGGCGGCCGGGTACGAGAGCGAAGACAGCATGAAGGCCTTCCTTTATATCGCTTCCTTGCCGCCATCAGGCGGAAATGATCAGAAAATCGGAGACAGTCCATGAGTATTCGCCAGATTTCCCGTCGTGTGGCGCTGAAGTATGCAGCGGCCTTCGGTGGGGCCGCAATGCTGAAGCCAACGCTTGCCCAGCCTTCGTACCCGGGGCGGCTCATACGCATGGTCGTGCCGGTCGCCCCGGGATTCGGTACCGACACCCTGGCCAGAGTCCTCGCGGAGGAACTGCGCAAGAAATTCAAGCTCCAGATCATCGTCGAGAACAAGGCGGGGGGGGCCGGTGGCAGTGTCGGCGCGGAGCACGTCTATCGGGCGGATCCCGATGGATACACGCTGCTGTTCACTTCCCAGGGGCCGCTGGGGATCAACAAGCTCTTGTATGCGAACCTGCCCTATGAACCATCCGGGTTCGAGCCGATCGCGCTGGTATCGGAGTCGGCGAATGTCCTGCTGGTACGTTCGGACTCGGGACTCAAGTCGCTGGAGGCGCTCGTCGCCGCGGCGAAGGCGGCTCCAGGGAAGTTGACATACGGCTCCGGCGGAATAGGAACCACGACGCACCTGTCGGCGGAGCTTCTGAAGGCCCGCACCGGCGTGAACATCATGCACGTGCCATTCAAGGGCTCGGCCGCTGCCGCGACCGGCCTCATGTCGGGGCAGGTCGACATGTTCTTCGGTGAATTGGGGGCATCGCTTCCCCATATCAAGAGCGGGCGGCTGGCGGCATTGGGGGTCGGGTCGCCGAACCGCCAGCCGCAGTTACCCGACGTCGCCGCGATTGCCGAGTCTATCCCCGGGTTCCGGGCGACCGTCTGGTTCGGCCTGGTCGCACCTCCCAGGACGCCCGGGCATGTCGTCGACGTTGCGTCGAAGTGGGTAGTGGATGTCCTGGCACAGCCGGAGGTCAGGTCCAGGCTGGAAACCCTTGGCACGCGCCCGATCGGAACGCCGTCGGCGGAATTCCGCAAGTTCATCGACGATGACTTCTCGTATTGGCAGAAGGTGATCCAGGAGGCCGCCATTGCTGCACAGTGAGCATGGTGCCACGAGATCATTGGCTGCGTGGGCGAGTGATCTCTCGCTGCCGGAGATTCCGCGGGAAGTGGAGGCGGGCGCCACGAGACTTTTCATGAACATTCTCGGGTGCATGGTGGCCGGTTCGCGCCATGAAGTGGTCGATACCACCGTCCGGGCGCTGGAGGAGTTCTTCGGGGCACCAGGCGCAACTCTGGTCGGTACTCGTCTGAGAATGGATGCGCTGAATGCGGCTTTCCTGAACGCACTGGCCGCAAGCGCCCATGCGTTCGACGACACGCATGAGCGGGCAATCGTCCACCCCTCGGCACCCGTCGCCGCGGCCTTGCTGTCCACGGTCGAGAGGTCGGGATTCCGTGGGGCGGAGCTGTTGGCGGCCTTCGTTGCCGGTGTCGAGGCGACGAACCGGGTCGCGTGCTCCTTGTCGGTACCACCGGCAAGGTGCAACCTGGCCTGGATGCTCTCGGGCGTGGCGGGAACGATAGGCGCCGCGGTCGCGGTCAGCAGGCTTCTGTCGCTGGACGTACGCGAGACGTGCAGTGCCATCGGTCTCGCGTCGTCATTTTCGTCCGGGCTGCGAGCGCTGCATGGAACGAAGGGTATTCCCCTTACTCCTGCCCAGGCTTGTCAGGCTGGCCTCAAGGCCGCCCTGCTGGCGAAGGGAGGCATCGATTGCGAACGGGCGGGCCTCGAGACGGAGATGGGGCTGCTCCATACGTTCGGGAGCGAGCCTGACGTCGGCGCGCTGGTGGATGGGCTGGGGGATCGGTACGAACTGCTGAATACGAACATAAAGCCTTATCCGTGCGGCGTGGTCATACATCCGGTAATCGATGCGTGCGTGGAGCTTCACCACGGAAAGCGGGTCAGGCCGCATGCGGTCCGGCGCATATGGGCCGATGTCCATCCGGCGGCGTTCAGACTGGCGGGCAATCGGGCCGTAGACGCGTATCAGGCTCGGACCAGCATTCCCTACTGGATGGCAGCCGTACTCCATCGGGGCCGTGCAGATCTCGAGGCGGCAAGTGCCGCGCTGTTCGAGGATCCCCGCATCGCCAGCCTGCAGGCCTTGATCGAGGTGAGATGCGCCGCCGATGTCGGGGCCGAATCGGCCAGGGTCGTCTGCGAGCTGATCGACGGATCGTGTATCGAAAGCCTCGTGACCCATGCGGTGGGAAGCCGGGCCAGGCCGATGACGGATCTGGACGTGCGCGCCAAGTTCGAGACACTTTGCGAGCCGGTGCTTGGTACGGAGGAGACCCGGCGGCTGCTGGGGGCATGCAGGCGAATGGCCTTGCTCGACGATGTCTCGGAAGTCTTGCCGGAGGGAGGGAAAAATGGACCTGGGGCTTGAGGGAAAGGTGGTGCTGGTGACGGGCGGGAGCCGAGGAATCGGATGGGAATGCGCCCGCGTGTTCGGCCTGGAAGGAGCCCGCGTTGCCCTTGCCTCCCGCGGGGAAGAGGGGCTGCGGGAGGCAAGGCGTCAACTGGCGGAGCTCGGGGTGGACGCGACCGCCATACCCGTGGATTTTCGCGATGGCGAGAAGGTCAGGAAGGCGGTGGACGCCGTGGAGACGGCGCTGGGACCCATCGACGTACTGGTCAATTCCGCCGGCTCGGCGAAGCACTATCCTCCGGAGCATGATGACCATGGGCGATGGCGAACGGGAATGGAAGACAAGTACCTTTCTTCCGTGCATGCGCTGGATGCCGTCGTTCCACGCATGGGGCACAGAGGCGGCGGGGTGGTCGTGAACATCGCAGGAGCGGGCGGCAAGGTCTCCAATCCCATGCACATGCCCGGCGGGGCAGCCAACGCCGCAATCATACTGGTCGCGTCCGCCATGGCCAAGGCCTGGGGACCCAGGGGAGTGCGTGTGAATACGATCAACCCCGGCGCCATAGAGACGGAACGCCTGGCCGCCGCGTTGCGGGTCAAGGCCGAGACATCCGGCAAAACCATGGAGCAGGTTCGAAGCCAGGCCCTGTCCGCGATACCGCTGGGGCGCTACGGCCGTGGCGAGGAGATCGCGTGGCTGTGCGCTTTCCTTGCATCGGACAGGGCCGGCTACATTTCCGGAGCGACGATTGCCATCGATGGAGGCGCTACCTGTCTCGCCTAGGGCCTGTTCAGATTCGCGATTTCCTCGACGATGTCCACCAGGGCCTGGAGGCCGGGAACGTCACGCTGGGGATTCCAGGCCAGGAATGCACTGGGTTGCTTGTCGACACCGCGTAGCGGCACATAGACGACGCCGGCGATCCCCGCCTTGCTGACGGACTCCGGTACCAGCGAGACACCCAGTCCCGAAGCGACCAGGGCGACGATGCTGAGTACCTGGGTCGCCGCGACCCGGACCTTGGGTTCGAATCCCGCGGCCGCGCACAGCGCGACGACATGATCGTAATAGGCCGGCGAGGGATCGCGGGAGAACATCACGAACACATCCCGTTGCAAATCCCGGACATCGATTCTTCGTGCCGTGGAAAGAGGATGGCTGGCGGGCAGGCAGGCGACGAAGCGTTCTTCAAACAAGGGAAGGCTGGCCAGCCCGGCCGGTGGAACAGGGCTGTTGACGAAAGCCGCGTCCAACCTGCCGGCCCGCACCATATCCAACTGGACCTGCGAGGATATTTCCCGTACGGAAAGCTCGATCGCTGGATAGTTCGAGCTGAACCTGTTCAGGATTTCCGAAAGTCCCCGATAGAGCAAGGTGCCGGTGAAGCCCAGGTCTATGACGCCGGCCTTTCCCGCGCCCATGGCCTTGCCGAATTGCTCGAGCCGGTCCGACAGCCACACGATCTCCTTTGCCCGCACCAGCATGGCCGTGCCCACCGGGGTGATCGCCATCGTCTTGCTGTCTCGATCGAACAGGCGGACCTGCAGCTCTTCTTCCAGGCGCATCACGCTCGTGCTCAGCGCGGGCTGAGTCATGTAAAGCCGCTTTGCCGCGCGTCCGAAGTGCATCTCTTCGGCGAGCACAACGAAATGCCGCAACTGTCTGAGTTCCAATTCCGTCTCCGCGAGCCGATAAGTTATGCGGATCGTTGCAGAGAAAAATCGATTTGGACATAGTGCATTTCCCCAGTTTTGGATGGCTGACCCCAATGCAATGGCCAATCCATACTTTTATCCACGTCGATAAATGGAATGGATCGTAGGAAAGAAATTTGAGATTGGACCGCCAGTCTGGCGAAGCGGAAGATGCCGGCAAGGGTCGCGCACAAGCAGTCATCGACGCACTGGAAAAGAGCAGGAGGCAGGCGTGAAGTTACTTACCTATGACGCGGGCAATGGCGCACGTTGTGGCATGGCCGTCAAGGGCGGCGGCGTGGCCGACGTCACGGCCCTGCTGCAAGCCGCCTGTCCGGTCAGGGACGTGCAGGCGCTTCTCGAACTCGGCGCGGCACCGCTGGCCGCGCTCGCGGCATGTGCGGACC of Pigmentiphaga sp. H8 contains these proteins:
- a CDS encoding GMC family oxidoreductase encodes the protein MNSVYDYIIVGAGSAGCVLANRLSANADNTVLLLEAGQDFAPGPEPTDIRDPYPLSSYNSSYFWADIKAFWGNSGSGAAVKFPQARVVGGGSCVAGMVAFRGTAEDYAEWERMGAQGWAWEDVLPYFRKLETDQDFRDASHGASGPIPIRRVPRESWPPLTHAIAGYAEAEGFPFIADMNSDFREGFGATPISSTDAGRITTAAGYLTPDVRARPNLTIRPGAVARTLVIQDGRATGVIVEIDGRAVTFSGREVILSAGAIHTPSLLLRSGVGDADGLRRLGIPVHADRRGVGKNLQNHAALFIGAVLPRGFRQGQALRTHPTACFRLSSGLDGAPGSDVYINIQSKTSWNAMGNRLASLNAVLLKPQGAGEVSLKSADPTVAPLVEFGFGMHEGDIRRLAEGLRQIIKLLGSSRVAPRMGRPFVVRVGDRIRKWNAHTTVNAVQARLFAVMLDMMPLALADRLLARMTGEAVDLARLAGDTEALIDFVRREVSGVYHPVGTCRMGRADDPDAVVDAKGRVIGVAGLRIGDASIMPTIPRGNTNIPTIMVAEKLAAHIIEEGR
- a CDS encoding nuclear transport factor 2 family protein, giving the protein MPNHDALQRLLDRAAIHDLHTRYFNAADNADRALVETCFTDDVVAQYEGRPPARGREALLDQIALFRNLEEGKCRISTHFMGNLLFRSLTASFAETEINAFAFLVQQDGTTVSARSLRYLDRLRLEDGAWKIHARLHTLDWSCDVPASFARPFAQKLRGMDDWLASI
- a CDS encoding tripartite tricarboxylate transporter substrate binding protein; the protein is MRPWMTRTLLAASLAASQAATCLAADSYPSRPIRIIVNTAPGGYTDGMTRLFAQHMGEYLKQSVVVENRAGGDGLIGIRTAKAAQADGYTLLGTTATVAQQMALRQDPGYDVAKDFVAVGALTRSPFLVMESPSKPDRSLVEFMARAKANPGKVLYASAGVGTGSHMAAAQFLRQTGLDLVHVPYKGNAPALPDVTGGRVDMIFTTFDSAGPQAKAGQFRVLAIASNTRHPAFPDVPTIAETGAADYTAYTWVGLLAPAGTPPQALAKLGEALRYTRSLKAVQDRLRQDGTEIMDLTGAQFNEFLMREVAAAQELMTDLGMQKQ
- a CDS encoding MmgE/PrpD family protein, whose protein sequence is MAHSHDLCEDLARFATGTRYDALPDTAIEAARKSVLDTLGVILAASGMEPAVRPFVDLALEAGGKPESTLLGFGARVPAGAAAMVNGAMAHCLDFDDRTAWGAHSGSSMIPALVALAEREGGISGQRLIEAVAVGQDLFIRLRCNVGWEHDWNLSSVLGPLSAAAAASHLLGLPGEQTANAMAIASLQSGGTMQLIYGAMHLRGMYAGGAASAAVQAVLLARKGLSGIDGLLEGRAGFLNVYFRGKYEREKILAGLGVDYSGAAMLYKPWPMVGIAHTYIHATIELMKEHGLGAADIEQIRVFIGDFQRQMCAPLDRRRAPQTALDAKFSLPFCVALAAVHGQIRIRDFSPQALANPEVLAMAARVVPVEDSAAEWKTKSPEARVEMITRDGRKLERLGTGVPGSSEAPMAWSDLRRKFSDCAGAGANSIAPARIEAVADLIERLETIGDVAEVVRALD
- a CDS encoding LysR family transcriptional regulator codes for the protein MTKENLNDLQAFVAVAHARSFTRAAAQLGLSRSALSHAMLALEARLGVRLLTRTTRSVSTTAAGDRLLNVLAPRLTEIEQELASLTAMRDKPAGTVRITAHDHAITTALWPRLLPLLRQYPDIRIEFNVDYAFTDIAAHRFDAGVRVGDRVDKDMIAVRIAPELRMAVAGSPQYLANRRRPVTPHGLTEHCCINLRLPTHGGLYAWDFEKDGKSLNVRVDGQTVFNNTFLMLQAALDGMGLAYVPYDLVQPHIEGKRLEPVLEDWWPRYPGYHLYYANRRQISPALALVIEALRYPSQ
- a CDS encoding cupin domain-containing protein — translated: MELKRAGSQPSIRGPAERFTGTVRIDPLNSPPAPARVSCAAVTFEPGARTAWHTHPLGQTLIVTAGCGWTQCEGEAIVEIRAGDVIWCPPGHRHWHGASPTTAMTHIAVQEALDGRNVEWMEHVTDEQYHAR
- a CDS encoding MFS transporter; this translates as MGAADVHDACASASKSGARAALIAALLGFFVITLDAVVVNVALPTLAHDLGAGVAGLQWVVDGYTLMFGALLLSAGALGDRMGARRIFGVGLAVFVAASVVCGWAPSLAVLVAARLVQGAGAAAMMPASMALIRQVYPDPGPRAHAIALWAMGGSVAATSGPVIGGWLALLSWRWIFFINVPVGLLTLAFLVRTPQSPRRSVPFDPLGQTTAVFAMGALIYGAIEAGSQGLGAVSVWFAFALAAAALATFAWSQAHGTHPMVPLELLKPRNARVALAVGFTFMVGYFGLPFVMSLYLQQHRGLSAPATGAAFLPMMLTGLVLTPFSARLVRRHGARAMIVSGLLAMASGLAVIAALPASAPVGLIAALMVLVGLAGPLVAPPVTAVLLSSVPAALAGTASGVFNTGRQVGGALAVAVFGTLLAQAPSFLLGMRASLGLAAGLSLATALISLRLEA